The Amphiura filiformis chromosome 12, Afil_fr2py, whole genome shotgun sequence genome includes a region encoding these proteins:
- the LOC140166420 gene encoding NADH dehydrogenase [ubiquinone] 1 beta subcomplex subunit 2, mitochondrial-like: MKSLLRLRPSINLLRRSTQTVPRRHGHIVYRDLPKSPKYIENFATFTMSMMWFWLMWRCYHEPEELTGHFPYPDPAKWSDEELGIPPDNED, encoded by the exons ATGAAATCCCTTCTAAGGTTAAGACCGTCAATAAATTTACTAAGAAGATCAACTCAAACGGTTCCAAGGAGACA TGGCCACATCGTGTATCGTGATCTGCCTAAATCTCCCAAGTACATTGAAAATTTTGCCACTTTCACTATGTCAATGATGTGGTTTTGGTTAATGTGGCGATGTTATCATGAACCTGAAGAGTTAACT GGTCATTTTCCCTATCCTGATCCTGCAAAATGGTCAGATGAAGAACTAGGTATACCACCTGATAATGAAGATTAG